Proteins found in one Poseidonibacter antarcticus genomic segment:
- a CDS encoding acetate kinase, producing MLVFVLNAGSSSLKYQLINAQSGELKASGLVERIGIDGVLKHEIGENKKLTFELPIPTHKEAIELVLRILTNDETKVISSIKEIDAIGHRVVHGGEYFDKSVIVTDDVIKKIEDLIPLAPLHNPANILGMKICQEIMPTIPNVAVFDTAFHQTMPEENYLYAIPHEDYTQHHLRKYGFHGTSHYYVSNEAIKLLKKEKSRIIVCHLGNGSSVCAVKDGKSISTSMGLTPLEGLVMGTRCGDIDAGVIPYLMERKHMTPHQIIDYLNKKSGILGVSGISSDLREVIRASLENDQRAQVTIKMLCNRIKKYICSYAGLLEGVDAICFTAGIGENADLIRKQVCSGLEFMGILIDQEKNLLKSDKSREINAKNSKVKIYVIPTNEELVIAKDTYELTKG from the coding sequence ATGTTAGTATTTGTATTAAATGCTGGTTCATCATCATTAAAATATCAATTAATTAATGCACAAAGTGGAGAATTAAAAGCTAGTGGTCTAGTAGAAAGAATTGGTATTGATGGTGTTTTAAAACACGAAATTGGTGAAAATAAAAAATTAACTTTTGAATTACCAATTCCAACACACAAAGAAGCTATAGAACTAGTCTTAAGAATTTTAACAAATGATGAAACTAAAGTTATTAGTTCAATAAAAGAAATTGATGCAATTGGACATAGAGTTGTTCATGGTGGAGAATATTTTGATAAATCTGTTATTGTTACGGATGATGTAATTAAAAAAATTGAAGACCTTATCCCTCTTGCTCCTTTACATAATCCTGCAAATATATTAGGTATGAAAATCTGTCAAGAAATTATGCCTACTATTCCTAATGTAGCCGTATTTGATACTGCATTTCATCAAACAATGCCTGAAGAAAATTATCTATATGCTATACCACATGAGGATTATACTCAACATCATCTACGAAAATATGGTTTCCATGGAACTAGTCATTATTATGTATCGAATGAAGCAATTAAATTACTTAAAAAAGAAAAATCAAGAATTATTGTTTGTCATCTAGGAAATGGTTCATCTGTTTGTGCTGTTAAAGATGGTAAATCTATTTCTACATCTATGGGGCTTACACCTTTAGAAGGTTTAGTAATGGGTACTAGATGTGGAGATATAGACGCAGGTGTAATTCCATATTTAATGGAGAGAAAACATATGACTCCTCATCAAATAATTGATTATTTAAATAAGAAGTCAGGTATATTAGGAGTTTCTGGAATTAGTTCAGATTTAAGAGAAGTTATAAGAGCATCCTTAGAAAATGATCAAAGAGCACAAGTTACAATAAAAATGTTATGTAATAGAATTAAAAAATATATTTGTTCTTATGCTGGATTACTAGAAGGAGTTGATGCAATTTGTTTTACTGCTGGAATTGGAGAAAATGCTGATCTAATTAGAAAACAAGTATGTTCTGGACTAGAATTTATGGGTATTTTGATTGATCAAGAAAAAAATCTACTTAAATCTGATAAAAGTAGAGAAATTAATGCAAAAAACTCTAAAGTAAAAATCTATGTAATTCCTACTAATGAAGAATTAGTTATTGCAAAAGATACTTATGAATTAACAAAAGGCTAA
- a CDS encoding DUF294 nucleotidyltransferase-like domain-containing protein — MSLQDQEAFLSNIHPFEVLNKNQINNCIKHMDIAYYPKNSILISPSKISSHFFIIIKGSVYEYSDDEVVMDYHQEDSFDANSLIYSETKNTFKVHEDLICYELEKVTFLKLIEENQKFKDFFLNNLVEKIQTLKDKEYTSELSSFMIAKVDDTIIHEPCIVSQDTRLIDAIEKSMNYKTSTIIVKKDDDTYGIITDSLLKVKVLLEGRTLDIPVNDIAIYPLMTVYNDDYLFEALTVLIKRNIKRIGVTNNQGEMIGVLEQIDVLSHFANNTYVVDTKIKKAKNIDELKSSSNDLINIIKSLQAKGVKVNHISNLIGQLNTKVYQKLYDLVVPNELRNDACLIVMGSEGRNEQIIKTDQDNALVIKDGVDVDLYRPYMNKLTEHLIDFGYPPCEGNIMVSNPFWCKTVSEYKNETKRWIEAPDMHNYMDLAIFFDSFAVAGDKDLLINLKNDLFQKLHDQDVFMAYFAKATLAFDTPNTVANFMTKVHYIDIKKTAVFPIVQGIRSLALREKIRETTTVKRIKILEQKQVIEKEKADELLEAFDVVNTLRLKSQLDKILENKEINNEIDTHTLGKIERDLLKDSFKIVNDFKKFINYSFQIDKIL; from the coding sequence ATGAGCCTACAAGATCAAGAAGCTTTTCTTTCTAATATACACCCTTTTGAAGTTTTAAATAAAAATCAAATTAATAACTGTATTAAACATATGGATATCGCATATTATCCTAAAAATTCAATATTAATAAGTCCTAGTAAAATATCATCTCACTTTTTTATTATTATAAAAGGTTCAGTTTATGAATATTCTGATGATGAAGTTGTAATGGATTATCATCAAGAAGATTCATTTGATGCAAATTCATTGATATATAGTGAAACTAAAAATACTTTTAAAGTACATGAAGACTTAATCTGTTATGAACTGGAAAAAGTTACTTTTTTAAAACTTATTGAAGAAAATCAAAAGTTTAAAGACTTCTTCTTAAACAATCTTGTAGAAAAGATACAAACATTAAAAGATAAAGAATATACTTCAGAATTATCATCTTTTATGATTGCAAAAGTAGATGATACAATTATTCATGAGCCCTGTATTGTAAGTCAAGATACAAGATTAATTGATGCAATTGAAAAATCTATGAATTATAAAACATCTACTATTATTGTAAAAAAAGATGATGATACGTATGGAATTATTACAGATTCATTACTTAAAGTAAAAGTTTTATTAGAAGGTAGAACTTTAGATATACCTGTAAATGATATAGCAATTTATCCTTTAATGACAGTATATAATGACGATTATTTATTTGAGGCATTAACAGTTTTAATAAAAAGAAATATAAAAAGAATTGGTGTAACAAATAATCAAGGTGAAATGATTGGAGTATTAGAACAAATTGATGTTTTATCACATTTTGCTAATAATACTTATGTAGTTGATACAAAAATTAAAAAAGCTAAAAATATAGATGAATTAAAAAGCTCAAGTAATGATTTAATTAATATTATTAAAAGTTTACAAGCAAAAGGTGTAAAAGTAAATCATATCTCAAATTTAATTGGTCAATTAAATACAAAGGTTTATCAAAAACTTTACGATCTTGTAGTACCAAATGAACTTAGAAATGACGCATGTTTAATTGTAATGGGAAGTGAAGGAAGAAATGAACAAATAATAAAAACAGATCAAGATAATGCTTTAGTTATAAAAGATGGTGTTGATGTTGATTTATATAGACCATATATGAATAAATTAACGGAACATCTTATTGATTTTGGATATCCACCTTGTGAAGGGAATATAATGGTTTCAAATCCATTTTGGTGTAAAACAGTAAGTGAATATAAAAATGAAACAAAAAGATGGATTGAAGCTCCTGATATGCATAATTATATGGATTTGGCAATATTTTTTGATTCATTTGCAGTCGCTGGAGATAAAGATCTTTTAATTAATTTAAAAAATGATTTATTCCAAAAACTTCATGATCAAGATGTATTTATGGCATATTTTGCAAAAGCAACTTTAGCTTTTGATACACCAAATACAGTTGCAAATTTTATGACAAAAGTTCATTATATTGATATTAAAAAAACAGCAGTATTTCCAATAGTTCAAGGAATTAGATCGCTTGCATTAAGAGAAAAAATTAGAGAAACAACTACTGTAAAAAGAATAAAAATTTTAGAACAAAAACAAGTTATTGAAAAAGAAAAAGCTGATGAATTATTAGAAGCTTTTGATGTAGTAAATACATTAAGACTAAAATCACAATTAGATAAAATTCTTGAAAATAAAGAGATCAATAATGAAATTGATACGCATACTCTTGGGAAAATAGAAAGAGATTTATTAAAAGACTCATTTAAAATTGTAAATGATTTTAAAAAATTTATTAATTATTCATTTCAAATAGATAAGATTTTATAA
- a CDS encoding putative nucleotidyltransferase substrate binding domain-containing protein, protein MSILEQKTFITKIHPFEHLDKVQLEEFAQNIDIVYFKKDEVIQKQSTNPTNLYFILKGVVQEKNNEEVLSLFSVNEIFDPVSLIENYSKNSFYTIEETICYSLPKEIFIKTLHKNSELESYFFQTISQKLNNNIDNEKNKEMANIMIAKVKDAKIHKAIITDYKKSIFEAASIIKREKVPTLLLKDETGEIYIVTDSDFRQKVILKRMSFDEKVIKIASKGLIYVNENDFLFNAQLVMAKYGIKRVVVKNDDEEIIGILDQISLSSFFATNIFSVSNEIVQAETVEELKIASHSFIKIIKSLNAKGVKIEFISKLINQLNKKLLDKLYKLLAPEELFENSCLVVMGSEGRGEQILRTDQDNALIISDVCKLDIEIIYTFTNLFTETLVDFGFPRCEGNIMVSNPYWCKKTSEFKDLIYSWVNEANPDNLMNTAIFYDADCVSGNEDLIIDLKEYLFKVGASSQTFNASFAKVITNFDVPLGFFDGFVLDSKDTKHENELNIKKGGIFLIVHSIRSLCLEHKIFKTDTAKRIELLTKKGVFEEETAQELIMSFNFLSSLRLKSNLGKLDKNEEMDNYINPNDLNTMEKDLLKDSFKIVNKLKKKLEYHFKLNYV, encoded by the coding sequence GTGAGTATTTTAGAACAAAAAACATTTATAACAAAAATACATCCTTTTGAACATTTAGATAAAGTTCAATTGGAAGAATTTGCCCAAAATATTGATATTGTATATTTTAAAAAAGATGAAGTAATACAAAAACAATCAACTAATCCTACAAATCTTTATTTTATTTTAAAAGGTGTTGTTCAAGAAAAAAACAATGAAGAAGTACTTTCATTGTTCTCTGTAAACGAAATTTTTGATCCAGTTTCGTTGATTGAGAATTATTCAAAAAATAGCTTTTATACAATAGAAGAAACTATTTGCTACTCTTTACCAAAAGAGATATTTATTAAAACATTACATAAAAATAGTGAATTAGAAAGTTACTTCTTTCAAACTATTTCTCAAAAATTAAATAATAATATTGATAATGAAAAAAATAAAGAAATGGCAAATATTATGATTGCCAAAGTAAAAGATGCAAAAATTCACAAAGCAATAATTACTGATTATAAAAAATCTATTTTTGAAGCTGCAAGTATTATAAAAAGAGAAAAAGTACCTACTTTACTTTTAAAAGATGAAACTGGTGAAATTTATATTGTTACTGATTCTGATTTCAGACAAAAAGTAATTTTAAAAAGAATGAGCTTTGATGAAAAAGTTATTAAAATTGCATCAAAAGGTTTAATCTATGTTAATGAAAATGATTTCTTATTTAATGCACAATTAGTAATGGCAAAATATGGAATAAAAAGAGTTGTTGTAAAAAATGATGATGAAGAAATTATTGGAATTTTAGATCAAATTTCCTTGTCTTCATTTTTTGCAACAAACATTTTTTCAGTTTCAAATGAAATAGTTCAAGCAGAAACAGTAGAAGAACTAAAAATCGCATCTCATTCTTTTATTAAAATAATAAAATCCTTAAATGCAAAGGGTGTAAAAATAGAATTTATCTCAAAGTTAATAAATCAATTAAATAAAAAATTATTAGATAAGTTATACAAATTATTAGCACCAGAAGAATTATTTGAAAATTCTTGTTTAGTTGTTATGGGAAGTGAAGGAAGAGGTGAACAAATATTAAGAACTGATCAAGATAATGCTTTAATTATTTCTGATGTTTGTAAATTAGACATAGAAATAATATATACTTTTACAAATTTGTTCACTGAAACATTAGTTGATTTTGGTTTTCCTAGATGTGAAGGAAATATAATGGTTTCAAATCCTTATTGGTGTAAGAAAACTTCAGAATTTAAAGATTTAATTTATTCATGGGTAAACGAAGCAAATCCAGATAATTTAATGAATACTGCAATTTTCTATGATGCTGATTGTGTATCAGGAAATGAAGATTTAATTATTGACTTAAAAGAATATCTATTTAAAGTTGGTGCTAGTTCACAAACTTTTAATGCAAGTTTTGCAAAAGTTATCACAAATTTTGATGTTCCTTTAGGGTTTTTTGATGGTTTTGTTCTCGATTCGAAAGATACTAAACACGAAAATGAGCTTAATATTAAAAAAGGTGGTATTTTTTTAATTGTGCATAGTATTAGATCTTTATGTTTAGAGCACAAAATTTTTAAAACAGATACAGCTAAAAGAATTGAATTATTAACAAAAAAAGGTGTATTTGAAGAAGAAACTGCACAAGAATTAATAATGTCATTTAACTTTTTATCAAGTTTAAGATTAAAATCCAATCTAGGGAAACTAGATAAAAATGAAGAAATGGACAATTATATTAATCCAAATGATTTAAATACAATGGAAAAAGATTTATTAAAAGATTCTTTTAAAATTGTAAATAAATTGAAGAAAAAATTAGAATATCATTTTAAGTTGAATTATGTTTAA
- a CDS encoding acetate/propionate family kinase has protein sequence MLIFVLNAGSSSLKYQLIHAQTAEVKASGLVERIGIDGILKHEIGENKKITFECPIPTHKEAINLILHTLTHAETKVIDSIKEIKAIGHRVAHGGEYFDKSVIVTPSVLRKMEELVPLAPLHNPANILGMQICQNLMPNTPNVAVFDTAFHQTMPEVHFLFPVPHEDYTEHYLRKYGFHGTSHYYVSQQAIKLLGNKRNTKIIVCHLGNGSSICAVKDGKSLNTTMGLTPLGGLMMGTRSGDIDAGVIPYLMDKKGMDTHQIIDYLNKKSGMLGVSGISSDLREIISAASEGDQRAQVTIDMMCNRIRKYLCAYSGLLGGADAICFTAGIGENSNLIREQVCANLEFMGIELDKEKNNLLLPLTREINKKSSKTKIFIIPTNEEFVIAQDTYNLIK, from the coding sequence ATGTTAATATTTGTATTAAATGCAGGTTCATCTTCATTAAAATATCAATTAATTCATGCACAAACAGCAGAAGTAAAAGCTAGTGGATTGGTTGAAAGAATTGGAATTGATGGTATTTTAAAACATGAAATTGGAGAGAATAAAAAAATAACTTTTGAATGTCCTATTCCAACTCATAAAGAAGCTATTAATCTAATTTTACACACATTAACTCATGCGGAAACAAAAGTAATAGACTCAATTAAAGAAATTAAAGCAATTGGTCATAGAGTAGCTCACGGTGGAGAATATTTTGATAAATCTGTAATTGTAACGCCTAGTGTATTAAGAAAAATGGAAGAACTTGTTCCTCTTGCACCCTTACATAATCCTGCAAATATCTTAGGTATGCAAATTTGTCAAAATCTTATGCCAAACACTCCAAATGTTGCAGTTTTTGATACAGCATTTCACCAAACAATGCCCGAAGTTCATTTTTTATTTCCTGTTCCACATGAAGATTATACAGAACATTATTTAAGAAAATATGGATTTCATGGTACTAGTCATTATTATGTATCTCAACAAGCCATTAAATTATTAGGTAATAAAAGAAATACTAAGATTATTGTTTGTCACTTAGGAAATGGTTCATCTATTTGTGCAGTGAAAGATGGAAAATCTTTAAATACTACTATGGGATTAACACCACTTGGTGGATTAATGATGGGCACTAGAAGTGGAGATATTGATGCTGGTGTCATTCCATATTTAATGGATAAAAAAGGAATGGATACACATCAAATAATTGATTATCTAAATAAAAAATCAGGTATGTTGGGAGTTTCTGGAATTAGTTCTGATTTAAGAGAAATTATAAGTGCTGCTAGTGAAGGTGATCAAAGAGCGCAAGTTACAATAGATATGATGTGTAATCGAATTAGAAAATATTTATGTGCTTATTCTGGATTATTAGGTGGAGCTGATGCCATTTGTTTTACAGCTGGTATTGGAGAAAATTCTAATTTAATAAGAGAACAAGTTTGTGCTAATTTAGAATTTATGGGAATTGAATTAGATAAAGAAAAGAATAATCTTTTACTTCCTTTGACTAGAGAAATAAATAAAAAGAGTTCGAAAACTAAGATTTTTATAATTCCAACAAATGAAGAATTTGTAATTGCTCAGGATACTTATAATTTAATAAAATAA
- a CDS encoding cation acetate symporter → MLKILALISIFAITAFAAGDASFEATKRELNIPAIIMFFIFVGGTLGITYWAAKRTKSAADFYTAGGGITGFQNGMAIAGDYMSAASFLGISGLVYLSGYDGLIYAVGFLVGWPVILFLMAEKLRNLGKFTFADIAAYRLGQKEIRTLAALGSLAVVTLYLIAQMVGSGKLIQVLFGLEYEYAVILVGIMMIVYVTFGGMLATTWVQIIKAILLLSGVTFMAFIVLSHYGFSFEALATKAVETHTKGQAIMAPGGFISDPISAISLGLALMLGTAGLPHVLMRFFTVGNAKEARKSVVYATGFIGYFYLVIAVIGLGAIVFLNSPEGAEYFVDGKLFGGNNMAAVHLSHMVGGNIFLGFISAVSFATILAVVSGLTLAGASAISHDLYASVINTNATEEQEIKVSKRATIVIGIVGVILGIAFEQQNIAFMVGLAFAIAASANFPILFLSIYWSKLTTRGAFIGGIMGLTTAVVLVIIGPIVWVQILGNAEAIFPYKYPALFSVTVAFISIWFFSITDNSERAKQDRDAYEAQLIRAETGIGADGAVEH, encoded by the coding sequence ATGTTGAAAATTTTAGCACTTATTTCTATTTTTGCAATTACTGCTTTTGCTGCAGGGGATGCATCATTTGAAGCAACAAAAAGAGAATTAAATATTCCTGCAATTATTATGTTTTTCATTTTTGTCGGTGGTACTTTAGGTATTACTTATTGGGCAGCAAAGAGAACAAAATCAGCAGCAGACTTTTATACAGCTGGTGGAGGGATTACTGGTTTCCAAAATGGTATGGCAATTGCAGGTGATTATATGTCTGCTGCATCTTTCCTTGGTATTTCTGGACTTGTATATCTAAGCGGTTATGATGGTTTAATTTATGCAGTTGGATTCTTAGTTGGTTGGCCTGTAATTTTATTCTTAATGGCTGAAAAATTAAGAAACTTAGGTAAATTTACTTTTGCTGATATTGCAGCTTATAGACTTGGTCAAAAAGAGATTAGAACTTTAGCAGCACTTGGTTCATTAGCTGTTGTTACTTTATATCTTATTGCACAAATGGTTGGATCAGGAAAACTTATTCAAGTTTTATTTGGTTTAGAATATGAATATGCAGTAATCCTTGTTGGTATTATGATGATTGTATATGTAACTTTTGGTGGAATGCTAGCAACTACTTGGGTTCAAATTATTAAAGCTATTTTATTACTTTCTGGTGTAACATTTATGGCATTTATTGTTCTTTCTCATTATGGATTCTCATTTGAAGCATTAGCAACTAAAGCTGTTGAAACGCATACAAAAGGACAAGCGATTATGGCTCCTGGTGGATTTATTTCTGATCCTATATCTGCAATTTCATTAGGTCTTGCATTAATGTTAGGAACAGCTGGTCTTCCTCACGTACTAATGAGATTCTTTACAGTTGGGAATGCAAAAGAAGCTAGAAAATCAGTTGTTTATGCAACAGGATTTATTGGTTATTTCTACTTAGTTATTGCTGTTATTGGTTTAGGAGCAATTGTATTTTTAAATTCTCCTGAAGGTGCAGAATACTTTGTTGATGGTAAATTATTCGGTGGAAATAATATGGCAGCAGTTCATTTATCACATATGGTAGGTGGAAATATATTCTTAGGATTTATTTCAGCTGTTTCTTTTGCTACGATTTTAGCAGTTGTTTCTGGACTTACACTAGCAGGGGCAAGTGCAATTTCTCATGACCTTTATGCATCTGTTATCAATACAAATGCAACTGAAGAACAAGAAATTAAAGTTTCAAAAAGAGCTACTATTGTTATTGGTATTGTTGGTGTTATTCTAGGAATAGCTTTTGAACAACAAAATATTGCATTTATGGTAGGACTTGCTTTTGCAATTGCAGCATCAGCAAACTTCCCTATTTTATTTTTATCAATTTATTGGTCAAAATTAACAACAAGAGGTGCATTTATTGGTGGAATTATGGGATTAACTACAGCTGTAGTTCTTGTAATTATAGGACCAATTGTATGGGTTCAAATTTTAGGAAATGCAGAAGCAATTTTCCCTTATAAATATCCAGCATTATTCTCTGTGACTGTTGCATTTATTAGTATTTGGTTCTTCTCAATTACTGATAATTCAGAAAGAGCAAAACAAGATAGAGATGCATATGAAGCACAACTTATCAGAGCAGAAACTGGTATTGGTGCAGATGGTGCAGTTGAGCATTAA
- a CDS encoding 3'-5' exonuclease, producing MFDKFFKNWNRKKLKNKKYDFLFDTSIENEYVCLDCETTGLNSRKDEILSIGAVHIKNNKILMRKTFNIFVKPSKNISVESIKIHHIRPIDLENAVNPQEAILKLLDFIGSRPIVGYYIEFDIAIISKYTKQYIGIKLPNESIEVSSMFYKTKKKTSEYEFIDLKFDTIMKELDIPRLGKHDALNDAIMTSMIFLKLKDLTPAKTTFYTN from the coding sequence ATGTTTGATAAATTCTTTAAAAACTGGAATAGAAAAAAACTCAAAAATAAAAAATATGATTTTTTATTTGATACATCAATAGAAAATGAATATGTATGTTTAGATTGTGAAACTACTGGATTAAATTCAAGAAAAGATGAAATATTATCAATTGGTGCTGTTCATATAAAAAATAATAAAATTCTTATGAGAAAAACTTTTAATATATTTGTTAAACCATCAAAAAATATTAGTGTAGAATCTATTAAAATTCATCATATCAGACCTATTGATTTAGAAAATGCTGTGAATCCACAAGAAGCAATATTAAAATTATTAGACTTCATAGGTTCAAGACCGATTGTTGGATATTATATCGAATTTGATATTGCTATTATTTCAAAATATACAAAACAATATATTGGTATTAAACTTCCTAATGAAAGCATTGAGGTTTCATCTATGTTTTATAAAACAAAAAAGAAAACTAGTGAATATGAATTTATTGATTTAAAATTTGATACAATTATGAAAGAATTAGATATTCCAAGATTAGGGAAACATGATGCCTTAAATGATGCAATTATGACATCTATGATATTCTTGAAATTAAAAGATTTAACTCCTGCAAAAACAACCTTTTATACAAATTAA
- a CDS encoding 3'-5' exonuclease: MFKSISNYFNKKNLKYDKYLYLFDKPHKDEYVCFDCETTGLDRKIDDIISIGAVIIKNNTIISSKKFVRFVKPKSKLLVDAIKIHHIRECDLEEAEDIDNVIEDFIQYIGNRPLVGYFLEFDIAMINKYLKPKIGIKLPNKCYEVSAIYYDYKIERIPQANIDLRFNTIMNDLQIPMMGTHDAYNDALMTSLIFVKLRNLSKVKLK; the protein is encoded by the coding sequence ATGTTTAAGAGTATCTCAAATTATTTTAATAAAAAAAATCTAAAATATGATAAATACTTATATCTTTTTGATAAACCTCATAAAGATGAATATGTTTGTTTTGATTGTGAAACAACTGGATTAGATAGAAAAATTGATGATATTATCTCAATTGGTGCTGTTATTATTAAAAATAATACAATAATTTCAAGTAAGAAATTTGTTAGATTTGTAAAACCAAAGAGTAAACTGCTTGTTGATGCGATTAAGATACACCATATAAGAGAGTGCGATTTGGAAGAAGCAGAAGACATAGATAATGTTATAGAAGATTTTATACAATACATTGGAAATAGACCATTAGTTGGATATTTTCTAGAATTTGACATTGCAATGATAAATAAATATCTAAAACCAAAAATCGGAATTAAGTTACCAAATAAATGTTATGAAGTATCAGCAATTTATTATGATTATAAAATTGAAAGAATACCTCAAGCAAATATTGATTTAAGATTCAACACAATAATGAATGATTTACAAATACCAATGATGGGAACACATGATGCTTATAATGATGCATTAATGACTTCATTGATTTTTGTAAAACTTAGAAATCTTTCAAAAGTAAAACTAAAATAA
- a CDS encoding DUF485 domain-containing protein produces the protein MKDELVQRIKANPKYKELTTKRNGFALKLSIFILVIFYAYILTIAFDPSILATLTGEGVMTIAFPIAAGIIIVSFITTLIYVKRANGEFEDLTNDIKKDVKDLL, from the coding sequence ATGAAAGATGAGTTAGTACAACGTATCAAAGCTAATCCTAAGTACAAGGAATTAACTACAAAAAGAAATGGTTTTGCATTAAAACTATCGATTTTTATTTTGGTTATATTTTATGCATATATTTTAACTATTGCATTTGATCCAAGTATCTTAGCTACGTTAACAGGAGAAGGTGTTATGACTATAGCATTTCCAATTGCTGCAGGTATTATTATTGTTAGTTTTATTACTACATTAATCTATGTTAAAAGAGCAAATGGGGAATTTGAAGACTTGACAAACGATATTAAAAAAGACGTAAAGGATTTATTATAA